One genomic region from Terasakiella sp. SH-1 encodes:
- a CDS encoding DDE-type integrase/transposase/recombinase: MQIDVCKVAPGIYHYAAIDDCSRYKVLGIYPRRTAANTIKFLERVVEEMPFPIQRIQTDRGREFFAYKVQEWMQQYCIKFRPIKPYSPHLNGKAERGHKTDLQEFYATADLEAPDLEDELGYGQHFYN; this comes from the coding sequence GTGCAAATTGATGTCTGTAAAGTCGCTCCCGGAATATACCACTATGCTGCCATAGACGATTGTTCTCGCTACAAAGTTCTTGGAATTTACCCTCGCAGAACTGCGGCAAATACAATCAAATTCCTTGAGCGTGTCGTTGAAGAAATGCCGTTCCCGATACAGCGTATTCAAACAGACAGGGGACGCGAGTTCTTTGCCTATAAGGTTCAGGAATGGATGCAGCAATATTGTATCAAGTTCCGCCCTATCAAACCCTATTCACCTCATCTGAACGGCAAGGCCGAACGAGGTCATAAAACCGATTTACAGGAGTTCTATGCCACTGCTGATCTGGAAGCACCGGACTTGGAAGACGAACTGGGTTACGGGCAGCATTTTTATAACTAG
- a CDS encoding GMP reductase, translated as MRIDTEVKLDYKNVLIRPKRSYLLSRSEVDMEREFRFPHAPITWKGVPIIAANMDTVGTFKMAKVLAAHGAMTALHKFYALEDYQAFVNGNLLNEAENIPLDPEQGLNVWNSTFFSFGITDQDKDKLDAVMKIAEQRPEGQPIFICLDVANGYSERFARIVEQIRKKHKDCIIMAGNVVTGEMTEELILSGADIVKVGIGPGSVCTTRKMTGVGYPQLSAVIECADAAHGLKGLVCADGGCTVPGDVAKAFAAGADFAMLGGMLAGHDESDGQVQTRRFLTNELDDAGKQIIREEKYVEFYGMSSDTAMNKHYGGVAKYRASEGKRVEIPYRGPVEGTLTDILGGVRSTCTYVGAQSLKELSKRTTFVTVSQQINEVFGPS; from the coding sequence ATGCGTATTGATACCGAAGTTAAACTGGATTACAAAAATGTTCTGATCCGGCCCAAGCGATCTTATTTGTTATCGCGCTCCGAAGTGGATATGGAACGCGAATTTCGCTTTCCCCATGCCCCAATAACATGGAAAGGGGTGCCGATCATTGCGGCTAATATGGATACGGTTGGAACTTTCAAGATGGCCAAGGTGCTGGCCGCTCATGGGGCCATGACAGCCCTTCATAAATTTTATGCACTGGAAGATTATCAGGCATTTGTAAATGGCAACCTGTTAAATGAAGCTGAGAATATTCCGCTTGATCCGGAACAGGGACTGAATGTCTGGAACAGTACCTTCTTTTCTTTTGGCATTACGGACCAGGATAAGGACAAACTGGATGCGGTGATGAAAATTGCTGAACAACGCCCCGAAGGGCAGCCCATTTTCATCTGTCTGGATGTGGCAAATGGATACAGTGAACGGTTTGCTCGCATTGTGGAACAAATTCGCAAGAAACATAAAGATTGCATCATCATGGCAGGCAATGTGGTGACGGGAGAAATGACGGAAGAATTAATCCTGTCTGGTGCCGATATCGTCAAGGTCGGGATTGGGCCGGGCTCAGTCTGCACCACACGGAAAATGACAGGGGTAGGCTATCCACAACTTTCTGCCGTGATTGAATGTGCCGATGCTGCCCACGGGCTAAAGGGGCTGGTGTGTGCCGATGGCGGTTGTACCGTACCGGGCGATGTTGCCAAAGCTTTTGCCGCCGGGGCAGATTTCGCCATGCTGGGTGGCATGTTAGCCGGTCATGATGAAAGTGACGGTCAAGTTCAAACCCGTCGTTTTCTGACAAACGAGCTGGATGATGCGGGCAAGCAGATTATTCGTGAAGAAAAATACGTTGAATTTTACGGCATGTCCTCAGATACCGCGATGAATAAACATTATGGCGGTGTGGCAAAATACCGTGCCAGTGAAGGCAAACGGGTTGAAATTCCTTACCGTGGCCCGGTGGAAGGGACCTTGACGGACATTTTAGGCGGGGTGCGTTCCACTTGCACCTATGTGGGGGCACAAAGCTTGAAGGAACTGTCCAAACGCACAACCTTTGTGACCGTATCACAGCAGATTAACGAGGTTTTTGGGCCATCCTAA
- a CDS encoding MFS transporter, whose amino-acid sequence MAFLAFETILNSLSYDHAEKNLLLSKKTHKIIHMSQSIPSPLKNPSYRNLFCAQVTSLLGTGLTTIALALLAYDMAGDKAGQVLGTALAIKMVAYVCVAPIAGGVAHLLPRKTTLFILDIIRAGLILTLPFLSTPLQLYGVIFLLNVCSACFTPLFQSIIPELLPNEERYTKALSYSRLAYDLENMLSPTLAALLLTLWSFDTLFMLNGVTFALSALLVLITTLPKGAVTERESSILKNITFGIKAYLTTPRLRGLLALHGAVACGGAMVIVNTVLYIRGYLGLGESETAMVMMASGAGSMLVALCLPRLLTTLPDRPMMILGGSLIASALLWGMIMPGLIGIVIIWFLLGAGWSLIQTPAARVVNRSAASGDRAAYFSANFALSHAAWFMGYSLAGWLGATIGLSQTFSILACLAFLLTLWALKLWPTNDPVVMEHTHQAHTHDHPHRHNDHHHEHDHEGWEGPEPHVHEHRHKEVRHAHPFVIDAHHVKWPQR is encoded by the coding sequence ATGGCATTTCTGGCTTTTGAAACAATTCTGAACAGCTTATCTTATGATCACGCAGAAAAGAACCTTCTCTTATCGAAAAAAACGCATAAAATCATTCATATGAGCCAATCCATCCCCTCGCCGCTAAAAAATCCCAGTTATCGCAATCTCTTTTGTGCGCAAGTGACCTCTTTGCTGGGAACGGGTCTAACGACCATTGCCTTGGCCCTGCTGGCCTATGACATGGCCGGGGACAAGGCCGGACAGGTTCTGGGGACAGCCCTTGCCATTAAAATGGTGGCCTATGTCTGCGTGGCCCCCATTGCCGGTGGGGTTGCACACCTTCTCCCCCGAAAAACAACGCTCTTTATTCTGGATATTATCAGGGCCGGACTGATCTTAACCCTGCCCTTTCTATCCACCCCCTTGCAGCTCTATGGGGTGATTTTTCTGCTCAATGTCTGTTCTGCCTGCTTTACCCCCTTATTCCAGTCCATCATCCCCGAGTTATTACCCAATGAAGAACGCTACACCAAGGCATTGAGCTATTCCCGACTGGCCTATGATCTGGAAAATATGCTCAGCCCCACCCTTGCAGCCCTGTTGCTGACATTGTGGAGCTTTGACACACTGTTTATGCTCAATGGCGTGACTTTTGCTCTTTCTGCCCTGCTGGTCCTGATTACGACATTACCCAAGGGCGCTGTCACCGAACGCGAATCGTCTATCTTGAAAAATATCACGTTTGGCATCAAGGCATATCTCACCACCCCGCGCCTGCGGGGCCTGTTGGCATTGCACGGGGCGGTTGCCTGTGGGGGGGCAATGGTGATCGTCAATACGGTACTTTATATACGCGGCTATCTAGGGCTAGGCGAAAGTGAAACCGCCATGGTGATGATGGCCTCCGGGGCCGGGTCCATGCTGGTTGCGCTGTGTTTGCCAAGACTTCTCACCACCCTGCCTGATCGCCCGATGATGATACTTGGCGGCAGTCTGATTGCATCGGCCCTTTTATGGGGAATGATTATGCCCGGGCTGATCGGCATTGTGATCATCTGGTTCCTGCTGGGGGCTGGCTGGTCCCTTATCCAAACACCAGCTGCGCGTGTTGTTAACCGTTCAGCTGCCAGTGGTGATCGCGCCGCCTATTTCAGTGCCAACTTCGCACTTTCTCATGCTGCGTGGTTTATGGGTTATAGCCTTGCCGGATGGCTGGGGGCTACAATCGGCCTGTCCCAAACATTCAGCATTCTGGCCTGCCTTGCCTTTCTGCTGACCTTATGGGCCTTGAAGCTTTGGCCAACCAATGATCCGGTTGTGATGGAACATACCCATCAGGCCCATACCCATGACCACCCCCATCGCCATAACGACCACCATCATGAACATGACCATGAAGGCTGGGAAGGCCCGGAACCCCATGTCCATGAACATCGCCACAAAGAGGTCCGTCATGCCCACCCCTTTGTGATTGATGCCCATCATGTGAAATGGCCGCAAAGATAG
- a CDS encoding pseudouridine-5'-phosphate glycosidase: MTNRRITISEEVRTAFSQRQGIVALESTVITHGLPYPDNLATARELEQTVRDHGGIPATIAVIEGQIHVGLTDLQLATLAQDNHAMKLSRRDLPLALSLNKNGGTTVATTMLIAQEAGIRIFATGGIGGVHRGAEETFDISADLEELANTSVCVVCAGAKAVLDIPKTLEVLETKGVPTISYGCDDFPAFYYRNSGVNGSTRLDQISDITNLLIHKWNLANWPDGLCFDGGVLIGNPIPLADEYAKEEIEGLIETALSSMTATGRDVTPYLLAELGKLSAGKSKDSNIALLKNNAALAAQIAASLAQKV, encoded by the coding sequence ATGACCAATCGCCGCATCACAATCAGTGAGGAAGTTCGCACTGCCTTTTCCCAGCGCCAAGGTATTGTCGCCCTGGAAAGTACGGTGATCACCCACGGCCTGCCTTATCCAGATAATCTGGCAACCGCACGTGAACTGGAACAAACCGTGCGCGATCATGGGGGAATTCCAGCCACCATTGCCGTTATAGAGGGGCAAATCCATGTGGGCCTGACAGACCTGCAGCTTGCCACACTGGCACAAGACAACCACGCCATGAAACTCAGCCGTCGCGACCTGCCACTGGCCTTATCTTTAAATAAAAATGGCGGCACCACAGTGGCGACCACCATGCTCATCGCCCAAGAGGCAGGCATCCGTATTTTTGCCACAGGCGGGATCGGCGGGGTCCATCGCGGGGCGGAAGAGACATTTGATATTTCTGCCGACCTTGAAGAACTGGCTAACACATCTGTTTGCGTGGTCTGCGCCGGGGCCAAAGCGGTACTGGACATCCCCAAAACACTGGAAGTTCTGGAAACCAAGGGTGTGCCCACCATTTCCTATGGCTGTGACGACTTTCCGGCCTTTTATTATCGCAATAGCGGCGTCAACGGATCCACCCGGCTGGATCAAATCAGCGATATTACCAACCTATTGATCCACAAATGGAACCTTGCCAACTGGCCCGATGGCTTATGTTTTGACGGTGGTGTGTTAATCGGCAACCCAATCCCCCTTGCAGATGAATATGCCAAGGAAGAAATCGAAGGGCTGATTGAAACGGCCTTGAGCAGCATGACGGCAACAGGGCGGGACGTCACCCCTTACCTGTTAGCTGAATTAGGTAAACTCAGTGCAGGCAAAAGCAAGGATAGCAACATTGCCCTGCTTAAAAATAATGCCGCACTGGCCGCACAGATTGCAGCTTCTTTGGCCCAAAAGGTTTAA
- a CDS encoding SUMF1/EgtB/PvdO family nonheme iron enzyme — translation MSFRLKGLLLGACGLVLGACATQPNPLEVAKLREMPQVVDIPSSIFYTGSTEAERRAAYKTDEDAYKVPVTRQQNWYEYELPHEQVRLKRFFITKTPITNHQYAAFVRDTHRQAPDVDVVDWESYGLSHSFASTRKYAWKEGMYGPGRGDHPVVLVDLADAKAYAQWLSDQTGKYWRLPTEREWELAARGQEGWAYPWGNHFNPAKANTADLGPYDTLPVGSFPRGASPFGVLDMAGQVYEWTTTPGEKGRITVKGGAWDDRGCGVCRAAARHHRRPDMKHILIGFRLIREIDE, via the coding sequence ATGTCGTTTCGTTTAAAAGGGTTGCTGTTGGGGGCATGTGGTTTGGTGCTTGGTGCATGTGCAACCCAGCCAAACCCGCTGGAAGTTGCCAAGCTGCGTGAAATGCCCCAAGTCGTCGATATCCCCAGTTCGATCTTTTATACCGGCTCAACCGAGGCGGAACGCCGTGCGGCCTATAAGACTGATGAAGATGCCTATAAGGTGCCTGTGACGCGTCAACAAAATTGGTATGAATATGAACTTCCCCATGAACAAGTTCGCCTAAAGCGTTTTTTCATTACTAAAACACCTATTACCAACCATCAATATGCTGCCTTTGTTCGCGATACCCATCGTCAGGCCCCGGATGTGGATGTGGTGGATTGGGAAAGCTATGGTTTGAGCCATTCCTTTGCAAGTACGCGTAAATATGCCTGGAAAGAAGGGATGTATGGACCGGGACGGGGGGATCACCCGGTTGTGTTGGTCGATTTGGCTGATGCCAAGGCGTATGCCCAGTGGTTAAGTGATCAGACCGGAAAATATTGGCGCCTGCCCACTGAAAGAGAATGGGAGCTGGCAGCACGTGGGCAAGAGGGATGGGCTTATCCATGGGGGAACCATTTTAACCCGGCCAAGGCCAATACGGCAGACCTTGGGCCTTATGATACCTTGCCTGTGGGGTCTTTTCCACGCGGGGCTAGCCCGTTTGGCGTATTAGATATGGCTGGGCAGGTTTATGAATGGACGACCACACCGGGAGAAAAGGGGCGCATTACGGTTAAAGGCGGGGCCTGGGATGATCGCGGATGTGGTGTTTGCCGGGCGGCTGCACGACATCATCGACGCCCGGATATGAAGCATATTTTAATCGGTTTTCGCCTTATTCGGGAAATTGATGAGTAA
- a CDS encoding sensor domain-containing diguanylate cyclase — translation MKAAPIPENDKERLESLRKMNLLSTAREGDLDRVTRTAQKFFQIEIALISLIDEERQWFKSRCGLDVAQTGRDISFCGHAIMGADVFIVENALDDERFFDNPLVTGGPEIRFYAGQPLSNTEGHHIGTLCIISPKRRSLSESDAQALRDFARMVEIVLENRHLNEMQLSLLSALENAQRDAMLDTLTGIWNRDAFHNFFERQKEQALREGSSFGLALVDLDDFKKLNDQFGTEVGDLVIKETASILVDNSRSADFVVRMGSELFALIFHDVDELTLPYMGEKYLTAFRRRGEIQTESGPCRFTASIGMVFVNPAIDVGDLEKVVLDQAEEALFEAKKAGKACSRIKDFQEEVLKALALS, via the coding sequence ATGAAAGCGGCACCAATTCCTGAAAATGACAAGGAACGTCTTGAATCCCTTCGTAAAATGAATTTGCTGTCAACGGCAAGGGAAGGGGATCTTGACCGGGTTACTCGTACGGCGCAAAAATTCTTTCAAATCGAAATTGCGCTGATTTCCCTGATTGATGAAGAACGCCAATGGTTTAAATCGCGTTGTGGGCTGGATGTGGCCCAAACCGGGCGTGATATTTCTTTTTGCGGTCATGCGATTATGGGGGCAGATGTTTTCATCGTTGAAAATGCCCTTGATGATGAACGTTTTTTTGATAACCCATTAGTGACAGGTGGGCCGGAAATTCGCTTTTATGCCGGACAGCCTTTAAGTAATACTGAGGGACATCACATCGGGACCTTGTGTATCATTTCCCCCAAGAGACGAAGCTTGAGTGAAAGTGATGCGCAGGCTTTACGGGATTTTGCCCGTATGGTGGAAATTGTTCTGGAAAACAGGCATCTAAATGAAATGCAGCTTAGCTTGCTTTCGGCCCTTGAAAATGCCCAACGCGATGCCATGCTTGATACGCTGACGGGCATTTGGAACAGGGATGCCTTTCATAATTTTTTTGAACGTCAAAAAGAACAAGCGCTGCGTGAAGGGAGTTCTTTTGGGCTGGCGCTGGTTGACCTTGATGATTTTAAGAAATTGAATGACCAGTTTGGGACAGAGGTCGGGGATCTGGTGATCAAGGAAACGGCTTCTATTTTGGTGGATAATTCACGCTCTGCCGATTTTGTTGTGCGTATGGGCAGCGAGTTATTTGCCCTGATCTTCCATGATGTGGATGAGTTGACCCTGCCTTATATGGGGGAAAAATATCTGACGGCCTTTCGCAGGCGGGGCGAAATTCAAACAGAAAGTGGTCCCTGTCGTTTTACGGCCAGCATCGGAATGGTCTTTGTAAATCCGGCTATTGATGTGGGGGATCTGGAAAAAGTCGTGCTTGATCAGGCTGAAGAAGCCTTGTTTGAAGCAAAAAAAGCAGGAAAAGCCTGTTCACGGATTAAAGATTTTCAGGAAGAGGTTCTTAAGGCATTGGCCTTATCGTAA
- the efp gene encoding elongation factor P codes for MKINGNEIRPGNVISHKGALWRAVKCQAVKPGKGGAFNQVELKDIRVGTKLNERFRASETVERVSLEQKEYQYLYSDGELLTFMDNETYEQIEANSSMLLEEQAPFLKDGITAEIETYEGEILGVKLPEKMTFEIAEADAVVKGQTQSSSFKPAVLDNGVKILVPPHIGAGTRIVVNTMDGTYVERAKD; via the coding sequence ATGAAAATCAACGGTAACGAAATTCGCCCCGGTAATGTCATCAGCCATAAGGGTGCGTTGTGGCGTGCAGTTAAATGTCAGGCCGTAAAACCGGGTAAAGGCGGTGCTTTCAACCAAGTCGAACTCAAAGACATCCGCGTTGGAACAAAATTGAACGAACGTTTCCGTGCGTCTGAAACCGTTGAACGTGTCAGCCTGGAACAAAAAGAATATCAGTATCTCTACAGCGATGGCGAACTGCTGACATTCATGGACAATGAAACATATGAGCAAATTGAAGCCAACAGCTCTATGCTGCTGGAAGAACAAGCCCCGTTTTTAAAAGACGGTATCACCGCTGAGATTGAAACCTATGAAGGTGAAATCCTCGGTGTCAAACTGCCGGAAAAAATGACGTTTGAAATTGCCGAGGCCGATGCGGTTGTAAAAGGTCAAACCCAGTCTTCTTCCTTCAAACCGGCTGTTCTGGACAATGGCGTTAAAATCCTTGTTCCGCCGCACATTGGTGCAGGAACACGCATTGTGGTCAACACAATGGACGGCACCTATGTGGAACGTGCCAAAGACTAA
- the thiE gene encoding thiamine phosphate synthase, translating to MSAELYLITPPAIDLDTFAPILESTLDASDVACVQLRLKDVSDDVVRTACEKLAPIVQGRNIAFVLNDNPKLAKEMGCDGVHVGQDDTPYKKAREIVGKDAIVGVTCHDSKHLAMIAGEQGADYVAFGAFYPTQTKEAKSKAEPWILEWWSTMFEVPCVAIGGITTENAAPLVEAGADFLAVSSGVWEHPEGPEAAVKKFNQLLK from the coding sequence ATGAGCGCTGAACTTTACCTCATCACCCCGCCTGCTATTGATCTCGATACATTCGCCCCCATACTGGAAAGCACACTGGATGCAAGCGATGTTGCCTGTGTACAGCTGCGCCTAAAAGATGTCAGTGATGATGTGGTGCGCACGGCGTGTGAAAAGCTGGCCCCTATTGTTCAGGGCCGCAACATTGCCTTTGTGCTTAATGACAATCCGAAACTCGCCAAGGAAATGGGCTGTGACGGGGTCCATGTGGGCCAAGATGATACGCCTTATAAAAAGGCACGTGAGATTGTCGGCAAAGATGCCATTGTGGGCGTGACCTGCCACGATTCGAAACACCTGGCGATGATCGCCGGTGAACAAGGTGCTGATTACGTGGCCTTTGGTGCGTTTTACCCGACCCAGACCAAAGAAGCCAAATCAAAGGCTGAACCGTGGATTTTGGAATGGTGGTCCACCATGTTTGAAGTCCCCTGTGTCGCCATTGGTGGCATTACGACAGAAAATGCCGCCCCCCTTGTTGAGGCAGGGGCCGACTTTCTTGCGGTAAGTTCCGGTGTATGGGAACACCCCGAAGGCCCAGAGGCAGCCGTAAAAAAATTCAACCAACTTTTGAAGTGA
- the gap gene encoding type I glyceraldehyde-3-phosphate dehydrogenase, which translates to MALRVAINGFGRIGRLCLRAMIENKRDDINVVAINDLGPVDSNAHLLKYDSAHGILNADVSSSADSMTIDGKVIKFTSESDPKNLPWAELDVDIVFECTGKFKERDQAQAHLDAGAKKVLISAPGKDADLTVVYGINHDLLSKDHKIVSNASCTTNCLAPVADVLHKLVGIKKGYMTTVHSYTGDQNTVDALHRDMRRARAGAVSMIPTTTGAARATGLVIPELAGKLDGCAIRVPTPNVSLIDLTFDAGRDTTVEEINTAIVEAANGRLKGVLGAYDVQLVSIDYNHNPDSSAFDLTQTTVMDGNFVRVLSWYDNEWGFSNRMSDTAIAMAQAGF; encoded by the coding sequence ATGGCGCTTCGCGTAGCAATTAATGGCTTTGGCCGCATTGGTCGTCTTTGCCTGCGCGCAATGATCGAAAACAAGCGTGATGATATCAACGTGGTCGCCATCAACGATCTTGGCCCGGTTGACAGCAATGCCCATCTGCTGAAATACGATTCTGCCCATGGGATCTTAAATGCAGATGTCTCTTCCAGTGCCGACTCCATGACCATTGATGGCAAGGTGATTAAATTTACCTCTGAAAGCGACCCCAAAAACCTGCCCTGGGCAGAGCTGGATGTGGATATCGTTTTTGAATGCACCGGAAAATTTAAGGAAAGAGATCAAGCCCAGGCCCATCTGGATGCCGGGGCGAAAAAAGTGCTGATCTCCGCACCGGGTAAGGATGCTGACCTCACTGTTGTGTACGGGATCAATCATGACCTTTTGAGCAAAGATCACAAGATCGTTTCCAATGCCTCCTGCACGACCAACTGTCTCGCGCCGGTCGCAGATGTCCTGCATAAGCTTGTGGGAATCAAAAAAGGCTATATGACAACTGTGCATTCCTATACCGGGGACCAGAATACGGTGGATGCCCTGCACCGTGATATGCGCCGCGCACGCGCAGGGGCTGTTTCCATGATCCCGACAACCACCGGGGCCGCACGCGCTACCGGGCTGGTCATCCCTGAACTGGCGGGTAAGCTGGATGGCTGTGCCATTCGTGTCCCGACCCCGAATGTGTCGCTGATCGACTTAACCTTTGATGCCGGGCGCGACACCACGGTGGAAGAAATCAACACAGCCATTGTTGAGGCTGCCAATGGCCGCTTAAAAGGGGTGCTTGGGGCTTATGATGTACAGCTGGTCTCCATTGATTATAACCACAACCCGGATTCTTCGGCCTTTGACCTGACACAAACCACCGTGATGGATGGCAATTTTGTTCGCGTCTTGTCGTGGTATGACAATGAATGGGGTTTTTCCAACCGCATGTCAGATACCGCCATTGCTATGGCCCAAGCCGGATTTTAA
- a CDS encoding cell division protein ZapA, with the protein MASVAITVNGRRYEIACEEGQEAQLARLGRYVDERVRQLAAAVGQLGDSRLMVMTALLLADELSEKNNELEAYKVEHNASVRDRKEEIIAEKLDLMTGRIVKIAEALEGEERLDLEVPQGRGEDEAPEEA; encoded by the coding sequence ATGGCTTCTGTTGCGATTACGGTGAATGGACGGCGTTATGAAATTGCCTGTGAAGAAGGTCAAGAAGCTCAGCTTGCGCGTTTGGGGCGTTATGTCGATGAACGGGTGCGTCAGCTGGCTGCAGCCGTTGGGCAATTGGGCGACAGCCGTCTGATGGTGATGACAGCCTTGCTGCTGGCTGATGAACTCAGTGAAAAGAATAACGAACTGGAAGCTTATAAAGTCGAACATAATGCGTCTGTTCGCGATCGAAAAGAAGAAATTATTGCGGAAAAACTAGACCTTATGACAGGGCGAATTGTCAAGATTGCCGAAGCCCTGGAAGGTGAAGAAAGGCTGGATTTAGAGGTTCCGCAAGGTCGCGGCGAAGATGAGGCGCCAGAAGAGGCGTGA
- a CDS encoding 5-formyltetrahydrofolate cyclo-ligase, whose protein sequence is MPSLAEQKAQLRKEMSRKRKTLGGPDYAQQVEARFFSSPTLQAFTKIAGYWPIAGELDICPLLGSLCQKGHICALPVVKKKDHPLCFLRWQTGDQLEAGDHGTQQPQFGAEAIEPDLALIPLLAFDRQGGRLGFGGGYYDRTLAAFKGMKAVGIAYDEQEVEAIPMDRFDQRMDWIVTPTRVIEV, encoded by the coding sequence TTGCCTTCACTGGCTGAACAAAAGGCGCAGTTGCGCAAGGAAATGTCACGCAAGCGCAAAACGCTGGGTGGACCAGATTATGCGCAACAGGTTGAAGCTCGCTTTTTTTCCTCCCCTACCTTACAGGCTTTCACAAAAATTGCGGGATATTGGCCCATAGCGGGGGAGCTGGATATCTGCCCGTTGTTAGGCAGCTTGTGCCAGAAAGGGCATATCTGTGCGTTGCCTGTTGTGAAGAAAAAAGACCATCCCTTATGTTTTTTGCGCTGGCAAACGGGTGATCAGCTGGAAGCTGGTGATCATGGAACACAACAGCCCCAATTCGGTGCTGAGGCTATTGAACCGGATTTAGCGCTGATTCCCTTATTAGCGTTTGACCGACAAGGTGGGCGACTGGGGTTTGGTGGGGGCTATTATGATCGGACGCTTGCTGCTTTTAAGGGAATGAAAGCGGTCGGGATTGCGTATGATGAACAGGAGGTTGAGGCGATTCCGATGGATCGCTTCGATCAAAGAATGGACTGGATTGTCACCCCGACACGGGTTATTGAAGTGTAA
- a CDS encoding TIGR00282 family metallophosphoesterase → MRFLYCGDVMGRAGRKAILEGVPQLKDRLGLDFVIVNGENSAHGFGITRKICDAFYEAGVDVITTGNHAWDQREVMNFIDDEPRLLRPLNYPEGTPGRGFHVYDMSDGRKFFVAQVMGRLFMDPLDDPFSMISAVLDKHVLGRDIQAALIDVHAEATSEKMAMGQYLDGRVSLVAGTHSHIPTADAQILPKGTAYQTDVGMCGDYDSVIGMEKTVPIERFTKKISGRLSPADGPATLCAVFVETDDATGLAKRVSPVRVGGRLIEVVPE, encoded by the coding sequence ATGCGTTTTCTTTACTGTGGTGATGTGATGGGCCGGGCCGGGCGCAAGGCAATCTTAGAAGGGGTACCGCAGTTAAAAGATCGTTTGGGGCTGGATTTTGTTATTGTAAACGGAGAAAATTCAGCCCACGGCTTTGGCATTACGCGTAAAATCTGTGATGCCTTTTATGAGGCCGGAGTGGATGTGATTACCACAGGCAATCATGCCTGGGATCAGCGCGAAGTGATGAATTTTATTGATGATGAGCCCCGCTTGCTCCGTCCGCTCAATTATCCGGAAGGCACACCGGGGCGGGGCTTTCATGTCTATGACATGAGTGATGGCCGCAAGTTTTTTGTCGCTCAGGTGATGGGACGGCTGTTTATGGACCCACTGGATGATCCCTTTAGTATGATTTCCGCTGTTTTGGATAAGCATGTTTTAGGTCGTGATATTCAGGCTGCTTTGATTGATGTTCATGCCGAAGCCACCAGTGAGAAAATGGCGATGGGGCAGTATCTGGATGGCCGCGTCTCTTTGGTGGCGGGAACCCATTCTCATATCCCGACAGCGGATGCACAAATCTTGCCTAAAGGGACGGCCTATCAGACTGATGTGGGTATGTGCGGGGATTATGACAGTGTGATCGGTATGGAAAAGACAGTGCCGATTGAACGGTTTACCAAGAAGATCAGTGGCCGTTTGTCTCCTGCAGATGGCCCCGCCACGCTGTGTGCGGTTTTTGTTGAAACAGACGATGCAACAGGCTTGGCAAAACGAGTCTCGCCTGTTCGGGTCGGTGGCCGCTTGATTGAGGTTGTGCCGGAGTAA